In one Euleptes europaea isolate rEulEur1 chromosome 12, rEulEur1.hap1, whole genome shotgun sequence genomic region, the following are encoded:
- the RCSD1 gene encoding capZ-interacting protein, which yields MGEQIFPKDIPHLPSREDKPSETNVVVQKTTSLSVAQLAGKFQDQPSLSGKEIPANKPTRRKPPCTLPLHTHKTELGQNGDLKPSPNTSHPPKVKVKSSPMIEKLQANLAFAPASLLPGASPKSPGLKAMVSPFNSPPTTPSSPQIQSQANESKETPVSFDQPPEGTHLQFYNKVRTRGSIKRRPPSRKFRKSQSECDDQDLGGTVSPQENGAKEEEDEDDVFMDKSKTVKLFFPTVDGVDPNVKQNVSTSDEKPLPSQRSGRTANKEREMGTGKGTLDKDSDEDKPHQNLAEENQHENIKEDKERNPHSSTAEDTEGKSRKNTLLGREDENGSDHKEGNKDEGERGDNFCKSENTKQGSDTQDTGTPQPAGDKKTAASTNV from the exons gACAAACCATCTGAGACCAATGTGGTGGTACAGAAGACTACATCTTTATCTGTGGCGCAACTAGCAGGGAAATTCCAAGATCAACCATCGCTTTCTGGAAAGGAG ATACCAGCCAATAAGCCAACCCGCCGAAAACCACCATGTACCCTCCCTCTCCATACACACAAGACAGAGCTTGGCCAGAATGGTGACCTT AAGCCTTCTCCAAATACTTCTCATCCtccaaaggtaaaggtaaaaagcTCTCCCATGATTGAAAAACTCCAG gCCAATCTGGCATTTGCTCCAGCTTCGTTACTGCCAGGGGCTTCTCCCAAAAGCCCTGGCCTAAAAGCAATGGTTTCTCCATTTAACAGCCCACCCACTACTCCCAGCAGTCCACAAATTCAGTCTCAGGCAAACGAATCAAAGGAGACGCCAGTTAGCTTTGATCAGCCACCAGAGGGCACTCATCTTCAGTTTTATAATAAG GTACGAACGCGGGGATCAATAAAACGCAGGCCTCCCTCCAGAAAATTTCGAAAGTCACAGTCAGAGTGTGATGACCAAGATTTGGGGGGGACAGTTTCAcctcaggaaaatggtgccaaggaagaggaggatgaggatGATGTATTCATGGACAAGAGTAAGACTGTGAAGTTATTCTTTCCCACTGTAGATGGAGTAGACCCCAATGTGAAACAAAACGTGAGCACATCTGATGAAAAACCGCTACCAAGTCAGAGATCTGGAAGAACAgcaaacaaagagagagagatgggaacAGGAAAAGGGACATTAGATAAGGACAGCGATGAAGATAAGCCACACCAGAACCTTGCAGAGGAAAACCAACATGAGAACATCAAGGAAGACAAGGAGCGAAATCCACATAGCAGCACTGCagaggatacagaaggaaagtcACGCAAGAACACTTTGCTGGGTAGGGAGGATGAGAATGGTTCTGATCATAAAGAGGGAAATAAAGATGAAGGAGAGAGAGGGGATAACTTCTGTAAGAGTGAAAACACAAAGCAGGGATCAGACACACAAGACACTGGGACTCCACAGCCTGCAGGAGACAAAAAAACTGCTGCAAGCACCAATGTGTGA